From a region of the Lactuca sativa cultivar Salinas chromosome 4, Lsat_Salinas_v11, whole genome shotgun sequence genome:
- the LOC111904686 gene encoding uncharacterized protein LOC111904686 encodes MSERDSQDRRLINKSDEEDADGKRGRDRNKEIVNDRNRNRSDDEDANDRNGDKRRGDDYANDRRRRRDGWSDNEDKNDKRRDKKKDKGRDEEDHNDKRRGRRDDDEDGNYRRNKERKRGRSKDIRSDDEDGHDKNNRNKKRIDEHDQSDEEVGEIRKTGKKNEDISDEEDGEMRKSGRKGKYDDTSDKEIGEIRKRGRKGKDKRSDDEDDKYKRRRNRNKYEKNDDEDYKRDRKRNGDHKERR; translated from the coding sequence ATGAGTGAAAGAGACAGTCAAGATAGGAGGCTCATTAATAAGAGTGATGAAGAAGATGCAGATGGTAAGAGGGGACGAGATAGGAACAAGGAAATTGTTAATGATAGGAACAGGAATAGGAGTGATGATGAAGATGCAAATGATAGGAATGGGGATAAGAGGCGTGGTGATGATTATGCTAATGATAGGAGGAGGAGAAGAGATGGATGGAGTGACAATGAAGATAAAAATGATAAAAGGAGAGACAAAAAGAAAGATAAAGGTAGGGATGAGGAAGATCATAATGACAAGAGAAGAGGAAGGagggatgatgatgaagatggtaATTATAGGAGGAACAAGGAAAGGAAAAGAGGTAGGAGCAAGGACATAAGGAGTGATGATGAAGATGGACATGATAAGAACAACAGAAACAAGAAAAGAATTGATGAACATGATCAAAGTGATGAAGAAGTTGGTGAAATCAGGAAAACAGGGAAAAAGAATGAGGACATAAGTGATGAAGAAGATGGTGAGATGAGGAAAAGTGGTAGAAAAGGGAAGTATGATGATACGAGTGATAAGGAAATTGGTGAAATCAGGAAGAGAGGGAGAAAGGGTAAGGATAAAAGgagtgatgatgaagatgataaatACAAAAGGAGAAGGAATAGGAACAAATATGAAAAGAATGATGACGAAGATTATAAAAGGGACAGAAAGAGGAATGGCGATCATAAAGAAAgaagatga